One stretch of Nicotiana tabacum cultivar K326 chromosome 18, ASM71507v2, whole genome shotgun sequence DNA includes these proteins:
- the LOC107784320 gene encoding homeobox protein knotted-1-like LET12, whose protein sequence is MAFQDHFSQEMATLHQQQQNAAVLRSMLPEDHQSPRKSPPTWLNTSLLRQHSSAAAVSAAGGNGNNFLHLQTSNSDSSNSNNQWLSPTAAASAGGGGGGGEEHNDVNTNNNSNSNNNNEEGENSWEREKCKADILNHPLYDQLLSAHVSCLRIATPVDQLPRIDAQLAQSQNVVAKYSVLGQGQPLLDDKDLDQFMTHYVLLLSSFKEQLQQHVRVHAMEAVMACWELEQSLQSLTGVAPGEGTGATMSDDDDDQADSDTNFLEGGFDGSDSMGFGPLVPTESERSLMERVRQELKHELKQGYKEKIVDIREEILRKRRAGKLPGDTTSVLKAWWQSHSKWPYPTEEDKARLVQETGLQLKQINNWFINQRKRNWHSNPSTSTSQKSKRKR, encoded by the exons ATGGCGTTTCAGGACCATTTTTCTCAAGAAATGGCTACtcttcatcaacaacaacaaaacgcTGCCGTTTTACGTTCCATGTTACCTGAAGATCATCAATCTCCTCGAAAATCCCCTCCTACTTGGCTCAACACTTCTCTCCTCCGTCAACATAGCTCCGCCGCTGCCGTCTCCGCCGCCGGAGGCAACGGAAACAACTTTCTCCACCTCCAAACTTCAAACTCCGACTCCTCCAACTCTAACAACCAGTGGCTTTCTCCTACCGCCGCTGCATCCGCTGGCGGCGgcggaggaggaggagaagagcATAACGATGTGAACACAAATAATAATAGCAacagtaataataataatgaggAGGGTGAGAACTCGTGGGAGAGAGAGAAGTGTAAAGCGGATATATTGAATCATCCGTTATACGATCAGTTACTGTCGGCACACGTGTCTTGCCTGAGAATCGCGACGCCGGTGGATCAACTGCCGCGGATTGACGCGCAGTTAGCTCAGTCGCAGAACGTGGTGGCTAAGTACTCTGTTCTCGGTCAAGGTCAACCGCTTCTAGATGATAAAGACCTCGATCAATTTatg ACACATTACGTTCTGTTGCTCTCTTCATTTAAAGAACAACTGCAACAACATGTTCGTGTCCATGCAATGGAAGCAGTCATGGCTTGTTGGGAGCTAGAACAATCTCTGCAAAGTTTAACAG GAGTAGCACCAGGGGAAGGTACAGGAGCAACCatgtctgatgatgatgatgaccaGGCAGATAGTGACACTAACTTTTTGGAGGGAGGTTTTGATGGATCAGATAGCATGGGCTTTGGTCCTCTTGTACCTACTGAAAGTGAAAGGTCCTTAATGGAGCGTGTTAGGCAAGAACTCAAACACGAACTCAAACAG GGTTACAAGGAGAAGATTGTTGACATTAGAGAAGAAATTTTACGAAAAAGAAGAGCAGGAAAGCTGCCTGGTGACACTACATCTGTATTGAAAGCTTGGTGGCAATCACATTCTAAGTGGCCTTATCCAACT GAGGAAGATAAAGCGCGATTAGTGCAAGAAACAGGTCTGCAGCTAAAGCAGATAAACAATTGGTTTATTAACCAAAGGAAAAGGAACTGGCATAGCAATCCATCGACATCGACTTCACAGAAAAGCAAACGCAAGAGGTAG
- the LOC107784320 gene encoding homeobox protein knotted-1-like LET12 isoform X2 gives MAFQDHFSQEMATLHQQQQNAAVLRSMLPEDHQSPRKSPPTWLNTSLLRQHSSAAAVSAAGGNGNNFLHLQTSNSDSSNSNNQWLSPTAAASAGGGGGGGEEHNDVNTNNNSNSNNNNEEGENSWEREKCKADILNHPLYDQLLSAHVSCLRIATPVDQLPRIDAQLAQSQNVVAKYSVLGQGQPLLDDKDLDQFMTHYVLLLSSFKEQLQQHVRVHAMEAVMACWELEQSLQSLTGVAPGEGTGATMSDDDDDQADSDTNFLEGGFDGSDSMGFGPLVPTESERSLMERVRQELKHELKQGYKEKIVDIREEILRKRRAGKLPGDTTSVLKAWWQSHSKWPYPTEEDKARLVQETGLQLKQINNWFINQRKRNWHSNPSTSTSQKSKRKSAGEIKQ, from the exons ATGGCGTTTCAGGACCATTTTTCTCAAGAAATGGCTACtcttcatcaacaacaacaaaacgcTGCCGTTTTACGTTCCATGTTACCTGAAGATCATCAATCTCCTCGAAAATCCCCTCCTACTTGGCTCAACACTTCTCTCCTCCGTCAACATAGCTCCGCCGCTGCCGTCTCCGCCGCCGGAGGCAACGGAAACAACTTTCTCCACCTCCAAACTTCAAACTCCGACTCCTCCAACTCTAACAACCAGTGGCTTTCTCCTACCGCCGCTGCATCCGCTGGCGGCGgcggaggaggaggagaagagcATAACGATGTGAACACAAATAATAATAGCAacagtaataataataatgaggAGGGTGAGAACTCGTGGGAGAGAGAGAAGTGTAAAGCGGATATATTGAATCATCCGTTATACGATCAGTTACTGTCGGCACACGTGTCTTGCCTGAGAATCGCGACGCCGGTGGATCAACTGCCGCGGATTGACGCGCAGTTAGCTCAGTCGCAGAACGTGGTGGCTAAGTACTCTGTTCTCGGTCAAGGTCAACCGCTTCTAGATGATAAAGACCTCGATCAATTTatg ACACATTACGTTCTGTTGCTCTCTTCATTTAAAGAACAACTGCAACAACATGTTCGTGTCCATGCAATGGAAGCAGTCATGGCTTGTTGGGAGCTAGAACAATCTCTGCAAAGTTTAACAG GAGTAGCACCAGGGGAAGGTACAGGAGCAACCatgtctgatgatgatgatgaccaGGCAGATAGTGACACTAACTTTTTGGAGGGAGGTTTTGATGGATCAGATAGCATGGGCTTTGGTCCTCTTGTACCTACTGAAAGTGAAAGGTCCTTAATGGAGCGTGTTAGGCAAGAACTCAAACACGAACTCAAACAG GGTTACAAGGAGAAGATTGTTGACATTAGAGAAGAAATTTTACGAAAAAGAAGAGCAGGAAAGCTGCCTGGTGACACTACATCTGTATTGAAAGCTTGGTGGCAATCACATTCTAAGTGGCCTTATCCAACT GAGGAAGATAAAGCGCGATTAGTGCAAGAAACAGGTCTGCAGCTAAAGCAGATAAACAATTGGTTTATTAACCAAAGGAAAAGGAACTGGCATAGCAATCCATCGACATCGACTTCACAGAAAAGCAAACGCAAGAG TGCAGGTGAAATCAAGCAGTGA
- the LOC107784320 gene encoding homeobox protein knotted-1-like LET12 isoform X1: protein MAFQDHFSQEMATLHQQQQNAAVLRSMLPEDHQSPRKSPPTWLNTSLLRQHSSAAAVSAAGGNGNNFLHLQTSNSDSSNSNNQWLSPTAAASAGGGGGGGEEHNDVNTNNNSNSNNNNEEGENSWEREKCKADILNHPLYDQLLSAHVSCLRIATPVDQLPRIDAQLAQSQNVVAKYSVLGQGQPLLDDKDLDQFMTHYVLLLSSFKEQLQQHVRVHAMEAVMACWELEQSLQSLTGVAPGEGTGATMSDDDDDQADSDTNFLEGGFDGSDSMGFGPLVPTESERSLMERVRQELKHELKQGYKEKIVDIREEILRKRRAGKLPGDTTSVLKAWWQSHSKWPYPTEEDKARLVQETGLQLKQINNWFINQRKRNWHSNPSTSTSQKSKRKSSAGEIKQ from the exons ATGGCGTTTCAGGACCATTTTTCTCAAGAAATGGCTACtcttcatcaacaacaacaaaacgcTGCCGTTTTACGTTCCATGTTACCTGAAGATCATCAATCTCCTCGAAAATCCCCTCCTACTTGGCTCAACACTTCTCTCCTCCGTCAACATAGCTCCGCCGCTGCCGTCTCCGCCGCCGGAGGCAACGGAAACAACTTTCTCCACCTCCAAACTTCAAACTCCGACTCCTCCAACTCTAACAACCAGTGGCTTTCTCCTACCGCCGCTGCATCCGCTGGCGGCGgcggaggaggaggagaagagcATAACGATGTGAACACAAATAATAATAGCAacagtaataataataatgaggAGGGTGAGAACTCGTGGGAGAGAGAGAAGTGTAAAGCGGATATATTGAATCATCCGTTATACGATCAGTTACTGTCGGCACACGTGTCTTGCCTGAGAATCGCGACGCCGGTGGATCAACTGCCGCGGATTGACGCGCAGTTAGCTCAGTCGCAGAACGTGGTGGCTAAGTACTCTGTTCTCGGTCAAGGTCAACCGCTTCTAGATGATAAAGACCTCGATCAATTTatg ACACATTACGTTCTGTTGCTCTCTTCATTTAAAGAACAACTGCAACAACATGTTCGTGTCCATGCAATGGAAGCAGTCATGGCTTGTTGGGAGCTAGAACAATCTCTGCAAAGTTTAACAG GAGTAGCACCAGGGGAAGGTACAGGAGCAACCatgtctgatgatgatgatgaccaGGCAGATAGTGACACTAACTTTTTGGAGGGAGGTTTTGATGGATCAGATAGCATGGGCTTTGGTCCTCTTGTACCTACTGAAAGTGAAAGGTCCTTAATGGAGCGTGTTAGGCAAGAACTCAAACACGAACTCAAACAG GGTTACAAGGAGAAGATTGTTGACATTAGAGAAGAAATTTTACGAAAAAGAAGAGCAGGAAAGCTGCCTGGTGACACTACATCTGTATTGAAAGCTTGGTGGCAATCACATTCTAAGTGGCCTTATCCAACT GAGGAAGATAAAGCGCGATTAGTGCAAGAAACAGGTCTGCAGCTAAAGCAGATAAACAATTGGTTTATTAACCAAAGGAAAAGGAACTGGCATAGCAATCCATCGACATCGACTTCACAGAAAAGCAAACGCAAGAG TAGTGCAGGTGAAATCAAGCAGTGA
- the LOC107784320 gene encoding homeobox protein knotted-1-like LET12 isoform X3, producing MAFQDHFSQEMATLHQQQQNAAVLRSMLPEDHQSPRKSPPTWLNTSLLRQHSSAAAVSAAGGNGNNFLHLQTSNSDSSNSNNQWLSPTAAASAGGGGGGGEEHNDVNTNNNSNSNNNNEEGENSWEREKCKADILNHPLYDQLLSAHVSCLRIATPVDQLPRIDAQLAQSQNVVAKYSVLGQGQPLLDDKDLDQFMTHYVLLLSSFKEQLQQHVRVHAMEAVMACWELEQSLQSLTGVAPGEGTGATMSDDDDDQADSDTNFLEGGFDGSDSMGFGPLVPTESERSLMERVRQELKHELKQGYKEKIVDIREEILRKRRAGKLPGDTTSVLKAWWQSHSKWPYPTEEDKARLVQETGLQLKQINNWFINQRKRNWHSNPSTSTSQKSKRKR from the exons ATGGCGTTTCAGGACCATTTTTCTCAAGAAATGGCTACtcttcatcaacaacaacaaaacgcTGCCGTTTTACGTTCCATGTTACCTGAAGATCATCAATCTCCTCGAAAATCCCCTCCTACTTGGCTCAACACTTCTCTCCTCCGTCAACATAGCTCCGCCGCTGCCGTCTCCGCCGCCGGAGGCAACGGAAACAACTTTCTCCACCTCCAAACTTCAAACTCCGACTCCTCCAACTCTAACAACCAGTGGCTTTCTCCTACCGCCGCTGCATCCGCTGGCGGCGgcggaggaggaggagaagagcATAACGATGTGAACACAAATAATAATAGCAacagtaataataataatgaggAGGGTGAGAACTCGTGGGAGAGAGAGAAGTGTAAAGCGGATATATTGAATCATCCGTTATACGATCAGTTACTGTCGGCACACGTGTCTTGCCTGAGAATCGCGACGCCGGTGGATCAACTGCCGCGGATTGACGCGCAGTTAGCTCAGTCGCAGAACGTGGTGGCTAAGTACTCTGTTCTCGGTCAAGGTCAACCGCTTCTAGATGATAAAGACCTCGATCAATTTatg ACACATTACGTTCTGTTGCTCTCTTCATTTAAAGAACAACTGCAACAACATGTTCGTGTCCATGCAATGGAAGCAGTCATGGCTTGTTGGGAGCTAGAACAATCTCTGCAAAGTTTAACAG GAGTAGCACCAGGGGAAGGTACAGGAGCAACCatgtctgatgatgatgatgaccaGGCAGATAGTGACACTAACTTTTTGGAGGGAGGTTTTGATGGATCAGATAGCATGGGCTTTGGTCCTCTTGTACCTACTGAAAGTGAAAGGTCCTTAATGGAGCGTGTTAGGCAAGAACTCAAACACGAACTCAAACAG GGTTACAAGGAGAAGATTGTTGACATTAGAGAAGAAATTTTACGAAAAAGAAGAGCAGGAAAGCTGCCTGGTGACACTACATCTGTATTGAAAGCTTGGTGGCAATCACATTCTAAGTGGCCTTATCCAACT GAGGAAGATAAAGCGCGATTAGTGCAAGAAACAGGTCTGCAGCTAAAGCAGATAAACAATTGGTTTATTAACCAAAGGAAAAGGAACTGGCATAGCAATCCATCGACATCGACTTCACAGAAAAGCAAACGCAAGAG GTGA